Proteins from a single region of Bacillus sp. (in: firmicutes):
- the sucD gene encoding succinate--CoA ligase subunit alpha, producing the protein MGIFVNKHTKVIVQGITGKTARFHTAQMLEYGTKIVGGTSPGKGGTEVEGVPVFDTVEEAVKRTGANASVIYVAAPFAADAIIEAVDAEIDLVICITEHIPVLDMVKVKRYMEGKKTRLVGPNCPGVITADECKIGIMPGYIHKKGHVGVVSRSGTLTYEAVHQLTQASIGQTSAVGIGGDPVNGTNFIDVLKAFNEDEETLAVIMIGEIGGNAEEEAAEWVKANMTKPVVGFIGGRTAPPGKRMGHAGAIISGGKGTADEKIRVMNECGIKVAETPSVMGETLISVLKEKGLYEKCKNL; encoded by the coding sequence GTGGGAATATTTGTTAACAAACACACAAAAGTAATTGTGCAGGGCATAACAGGGAAAACAGCCCGATTTCATACTGCACAAATGTTAGAATACGGAACAAAGATTGTCGGAGGAACTTCCCCTGGTAAGGGTGGTACAGAGGTAGAAGGTGTGCCTGTATTTGATACCGTTGAAGAGGCAGTGAAAAGAACCGGGGCAAACGCCTCCGTCATTTATGTTGCCGCACCATTTGCTGCTGATGCCATCATCGAGGCTGTAGACGCTGAAATTGATCTTGTTATTTGTATAACTGAGCATATCCCTGTCTTAGATATGGTAAAAGTAAAGCGCTATATGGAGGGCAAGAAAACACGCCTAGTCGGACCAAACTGCCCTGGTGTCATTACCGCTGATGAATGCAAAATCGGCATTATGCCTGGTTATATTCATAAAAAGGGTCATGTCGGTGTTGTTTCTCGCTCTGGAACACTAACATATGAAGCTGTACATCAATTAACACAAGCTAGTATCGGACAAACTTCGGCAGTAGGTATTGGCGGTGACCCTGTAAATGGAACAAACTTTATCGATGTATTGAAAGCATTTAATGAAGATGAAGAAACGTTAGCTGTCATCATGATTGGTGAAATTGGCGGGAATGCTGAGGAAGAGGCAGCAGAATGGGTTAAAGCTAATATGACAAAACCTGTTGTTGGCTTTATCGGCGGACGTACCGCACCACCTGGAAAACGTATGGGCCATGCAGGTGCGATTATTTCTGGTGGTAAAGGTACCGCAGATGAGAAAATTAGAGTAATGAATGAGTGTGGCATCAAAGTAGCCGAAACTCCTTCCGTTATGGGTGAAACTTTAATCTCCGTTTTAAAAGAAAAAGGTTTATACGAGAAGTGTAAAAATCTATAA
- the dprA gene encoding DNA-protecting protein DprA, producing MEKTKMRLVHIHSCLGVGWKSIYKFIKFDSSLQSIFTLRKHHFPSLFQMTEKNSHLFFTDLHSKSTAEILEDFEKEQTHILTIFDDEYPAYLKQIFDPPWVLYLKGRKSLLESNCISVVGTRTPSPYGYHALKMLIPPLVKNNWTIVSGLANGVDTAAHVIAIKEKGNTIAVLGSGFNNIYPMNNHILATEMSTKQLLLSEFPPNRKAEKWHFPLRNRMISGLSRGTLIIEAKERSGSLITAEQALEQGREVFAVPGSIFDPNCRGTNRLIQQGAKLVINAANIMEEF from the coding sequence ATGGAAAAGACGAAAATGCGTTTAGTTCATATTCATAGTTGTCTAGGAGTTGGCTGGAAATCAATCTATAAGTTTATTAAATTCGATTCATCACTTCAATCCATCTTCACATTAAGGAAACACCACTTTCCCTCTTTATTTCAAATGACAGAAAAAAATTCGCATTTATTTTTTACAGACTTGCATTCGAAATCAACTGCTGAAATTCTCGAAGACTTTGAAAAAGAGCAGACACATATTTTAACAATTTTTGATGATGAATATCCTGCCTATTTAAAACAAATATTCGATCCTCCATGGGTTTTATATTTAAAAGGAAGGAAATCACTCTTGGAAAGCAATTGCATCAGCGTAGTAGGTACGCGCACTCCTTCGCCATATGGGTATCACGCGCTGAAGATGCTAATTCCGCCCCTTGTAAAAAACAACTGGACGATTGTTAGCGGTCTCGCTAATGGAGTTGATACGGCTGCACACGTAATAGCCATCAAAGAAAAAGGCAATACAATTGCCGTATTAGGTTCGGGTTTTAACAACATTTACCCGATGAACAATCATATCCTCGCAACAGAAATGTCTACTAAACAATTACTCTTATCAGAATTCCCACCAAATCGAAAGGCCGAAAAATGGCATTTTCCATTAAGAAATCGAATGATTAGCGGCTTATCAAGAGGAACATTGATCATTGAAGCGAAAGAACGTAGCGGCTCTTTAATAACAGCTGAGCAAGCATTGGAGCAAGGAAGGGAGGTTTTCGCTGTGCCTGGTTCTATCTTTGACCCGAATTGCCGCGGCACAAACCGCCTAATTCAACAAGGAGCAAAATTAGTCATAAATGCCGCAAATATTATGGAAGAATTTTGA